The sequence CTCGCCCACCGGTACTACGCCCGCCGAAACAGACTCGGTATCCGGAAAACACCACGGAGCGCCGACGTCGCCGCACGGAACGGGTGAACGTCCGATTCGGGGCCTCGCCTACAGGTCCGCGAGAATCTCGTCGGCGAACTCCTCGAGTGCACCGGCCCGGTCGTCGCCCTCGAGGCTGACGATGACGTGATCGAGCCCGATCGCGTCGAGACGGTGGAAATACTCGCGGAACCACTCTGCACCCGCGTGGTAGCCGAGGTGCAGCGGTTCCGGCTCGGCCGTCGGATCGTCCGCGAGGCCGACACGAACGGCGATAGCGAACGGTTTCTCGCCGGCGTCAGCCCGCCAGTCGCCGATGTAGGACTCGAGGGTCCGGTCGGGGAGGTGGTAGAACAGCCAGCCGTCGCCGTGGTCGGCGATCCACTCGGTGGTCTGGCGGGAGTGGCCGGTCGGCAACAGCGGAATCGACTCTTCGACGGGCGAGGGGACGACGTCGAGGTCGCCCTCCAGCGTGCCCCACTGCCCCTCGAGTTCGGGGTAGTCCTCGCGCCAGACCGTCCGAAGCGTCTCGACAGCCTCCCTGAAGAGGCGGCTACGCTCGTCACGGTCGACGCCGAACGCGGGGTACTCGGGGTCGCGGTCGCCGGAGGCGATCCCCATCACGAGCCGACCCCCGGAGAGCCGGTCGACGGTCGCGGCGGACTTGGCGACGTGGAGTGGGTGGCGGAGCGTGAGCACGACGCTCGAGGTACCGAGTGCGATCTCGTCGGTGTGGGCGGCGACGTGGGAGAGCCACGGCCAGGTATCGAAGGTCTGGCCGGCGTCGCCGAATTTGGGCCAGTAGGTCGGGACGTCGCGGGCCCAGAGGGCGTCGTAGCCGAGCGATTCGGCGAGCGCGGCGAGCTCGAGTTCGGCCGCGACGTCGGGCGTCGACTCCCGCGTCCCGGTCAGGGGAAAGCCGGTTCCGACGGTCATCCCATCTCCGTCGAACAGTCGCCGGTAGCCGGCGTTCTCGTGTCCGGAAGGCATTCGCTCGAGTTATCGGGCGAATCCACAAGACGCTGTCCGTTCGTCCTCAGAGTGACCGAATCAGGACGTAGGCAACAGCGATGGCGATCAGCGATGCAGCTGTCAGGATCACGTCGAACGCCCACCTGAGGACCCAGTCGCGTGCCCTGGTTCCGGGGGGCCGGACCCCGATTCGATTCGTCACGTCGCGGGCGGCCACGACCACGACGAGGACGGCGAACCCGAAGAGGATCGGCCACACGTCGATTCCGAGGTGTCGCTGGACGACTGCCAGTGGCGCCACGCCGATCAGGACGGGGGTCGCGAACACGCGAAGTACCGGACCGACGGCTCGAGCCCGTGGTCGGGGAGTGGATCCCGGCGTGAGTTCCGGCACGGAGACGCCGGCTGTCCGGAAGGCGTCGGCGACCTCACGCAGTCTGACTCGCGGGACGACGATCGCCTCCGGGTTCGTGAGGTTCAGCGACCGATACTCGAGCTGGCAGACGACGTGGGTGGGGAGGGTAACGAACGCGACGGTGTCGACTCTCTCGAGGTCGACCTCGACCTCGTCAGCGCCCGTAATCGCGGCGAACTGGCTGGTTTCGGGGTCGTCGAACTCGGACGTAAGCCGGAGCGTCCCGGATCGAGGATCGAGTCGGTAGCTCGCGTATTTGAATCCCGGGCTGGAGAACCAGATCACCAGCCACAGACACGCACAGACGACGACGTAGGCGATCGCTGCACGTGAACCGACGACCGGCGTTGCGGCGAGGACGACGATGGGGACGACCACGAAGAGGGTGACCCACGCCCAGGTACCCATTCCGAGGAGGAAACACCCCAGTCGATGTGGCAGTCGACCGAGGCCGTCGAGGCGGCTGTCCCACTCGACTGTTCGCTCGAGCCCGACCGGTCTGCCGTCGGCTGGCATCTGTACGCCGTATGCTGGGCCAGGAGTAATGGGCTTTTTCGTCAGCACTCGAGATCGGGTGAGAAAACGTGGTAATCCGGCCGTGGAGGACGGTCAGTCCACGATCAGTCGTCTGCGGGCGTCGCGCCGGCACCGCCCTCTTCGGCCTGGGCTTTGGTCCAGGCGAGTTTGCCGCCGGCGGCGAGGATGTCGCGTTCGCGCGCGGAGGCGTCGAGCGTAGCGGTGTACTCGTCGTCGCCGTTGACGCGGATGGTGAACTCTTCCTGGCCGGAGGTGACGGCCTCGTGGACGTCGTCGACGATCTCGACCTCGTCGCCCTGGTCGATATCCGCGTAGGTGTCCTCGTCGATCGTCAGCGGGACGATACCGAAGTTGAACAGGTTCGCGCGGTGGATTCGCGCGAAGCTCTGGGCGAGGACGGCCTCGACGCCGAGGTACATCGGACACATCGCGGCGTGCTCGCGCGAAGAGCCCTGGCCGTAGTTCTCGCCGGCGAGCAGGACGCCGCCGTCGGCCGCCTGTGCGCGCTCGGCGAAGGTGTCGTCGACCCGGGAGAGGGTAAACTCTGAGAGCTTCTCGATGTTCGACCGGTACATCAGGATGTCCTGGGTCGCGGGGATGATGTGGTCGGTCGTGATGTTGTCTTCCATCTTGAGGAGGACCTCTCCTTCGACGTCCGAATCGAGGTCCTCACGAAGCGGGACGTCCCCGATGTTCGGCCCCTTGACCAGTTCGTCGTCGACGGCCTCGTCGGGTGTGATGAGGTCGACCTTCGAGGCGTCGTACTCGTCTGGAAGTTCGATACCGGGGTCTTCGAGGTCCTCGAGTTCGTCGGCCAGGTCCCGTGGGTCGACGATTTCGCCGGTGATCGCTGCGGCGGCGGCGACCTCGGGGCTGCAGAGGTAGACGTTGTCGTCTTCGATGCCCGAGCGACCCTCGAAGTTGCGGTTGAAGGTGCGCAGCGAGACCGAGTCAGAAGCGGGAACGTGGCCGATGCCGATACAGGCCCCACAGGTCGCCTCCGAGAAGTTAACGCCCGCGGCCATCATCTCGGCGACCCAGCCCTCGCGGGCGAGGATCTCCGAAGCCTGCTTGGAGCCGGGGGCGACGATCATCTCGGTCGTCGGGTTCACTTCGCGACCCTCGAGCATCTTCGCGGCCGGCAGGATGTCCTCGTAGGCACCGTTCGTACAGGAGCCGACGATGACCTGGTCGACGTCTTCGCCTGCAACCTCGCGGACGGGGACGACGTTGTCGGGCATCGACGGCTGTGCGATCAGCGGTTCGAGGTCGGAGAGGTCGACGACGATCTGGTCGTCGTATTCGGCGTCGTCGTCGGGCTGGAGTTCGACGTACTCCTCTTGGCGGCCGACCCGTTCGAGGTAGTCTTCGGTCTGCTCGTCGGTCGGGAAGATCGAGGAGGTCGCACCGAGTTCCGTCCCCATGTTGGTGATCGTCATCCGCTCGGGCGCGGTGAGGCTCTCGACGCCCGGACCGGTGTACTCGAGGATCTTTCCGACGCCGCCTTTCACGGAGAGACGGCGGAGCATCTCGAGGATGACGTCTTTCGCGGTGGCCCACTCGGGGAGTTCCCCCTCGAGGCGGACTTCGACGATCTCGGGCATCTCGATGTAGTAGGGGGCACCGCCCATGGCGACGGTGACGTCGATCCCGCCGGCACCGATGGCGAGCTGGCCGAGGCCGCCGGGGGTCGGCGTGTGAGAGTCAGAGCCAAGCAGCGTCTTGCCGGGCGCGGCGAAGTTCTCGCGATGGACGTTGTGACAGATGCCGTTGCCCGGCCGGGAGAAGTACGCGCCGTAGGTGCCGGCGGCAGAACGGAGGAAGCGGTGGTCGTCGGTGTTTTTGAAGTCGAATTGATAAGTCTGGTGATCACAGTACTGAGCGGCGATTTCGGTCTGGACCTCGTCCAGCCCCATCGCCTCGAACTGGAGCCAGACCATCGTGCCGGTGGTGTCCTGAGTCAGTACCTGGTCGATTTCGATCCCGATCTCCTCGCCGGTCTCGAGGTCACCGTCGACGAGGTGATCCTCGAGGATCTTCTCCGTGATCGTCTGTCCCATAGCACACGAAACTGGGTCGTCAGTCCTGATAAAACCAGCGCGTGCTCTCGAATGTTATTAATTCAGGTCATCGTACCGGTCGACGCCGAACTCCCCCGTAGATGGCCTGAACCGGTTCTTTCCACCCTGTCGAAAATCGCCTTCTTCAGGAGAGCTGTATTAAAGATTAGTAGCGGACGCGGGGCGGTGCCACCCAAACGATACGCTTTTTTCGGTGCCGTTGCGAGACGCGGTATGTTCCGTTCCGGGGCGTTCGTCGCCGAGTTCGTCTCGCCAGCGACAGACGAGCAGGTTCAGCCCAACGGCGTCGACCTCACCCTCGACGTCGTCTTCGAACAGCTCGAGCCGGGGCGTATCCGGCGCGACGGGAAGGAGATCGGCGACCGGGTCGCCCGCCCGCTCGAGGAACTCGAAGAGAAGTTCCCGGACACCTACTACCTGCCGAAGGGGGTCTACGTCGCTCGCTACGGCGAGCAGATCCAGATTCCCGACGGGCACGTCGGGTTCGTCTACCCGCGATCGTCGCTGATGCGCAACTCCTGTATGCTCAACACGGCCGTCTGGGACGCCGGCTACGAGGGTCGCGGCGAGGGCCTGTTGCAGGTCCACCACGACATCGAGATCGAACGCGGTGCCCGGATCGCCCAACTGGTGTTCGCCGAGGCGAATCACGAGGACGTCTACGACGGGAGCTATCAGGGCGAGAACCTCGAGTGACACGGCTGGAAACGCCCCGTCCCGGATCGCGTATCGTTTTCCCACTCGAGCCCCAACCATCGATCCATGATGGCGACCACCCACGTTTTCGTTGCGCTGGCCGTGGTCGCACCGGTCGCCTCCGCCGTTCCCGAGTTCGCTCCGGCGCTGGCCGCCGGTGCCGTCCTCGGCGGCCTCGCTCCCGACCTCGACCTCATCTTCGAGCATCGACGCACCTTCCACTTCCCGTTACTCGGCGGGGTCGCCACCGGAGCGGTGCTTCCAGCGGCTGCGATCGTTCCCTCGAGTCTCACCGTCGGCATCGCTGCGTTCGTCGCCGCCGGCTGGCTCCACGCCGCGAGCGACGCACTCGGCGGGGGCCCGGAGATGGACCCGTGGACCAGCCCGAGCGACCGTGCGGTGTATGACCACGTGCGCGGACAGTGGATTAGCCCGCGACGGTGGATCCGCTACGACGGGGCTCCGGAAGACGCTGCGCTCGCGGTCTCGCTCGCCGTTCCCGCACTGCTGGTCTTCGACGGGTGGGTGACGACGCTCGTCGTCGCTGGCATCGTCGTCTCCCTCGGGTACGCACTGGTTCGCCGCCGCGTGGTCGCCTGGCTTCCCGACTGGCTCGAATAGACCGCTCGTATTGATAGCCGCACTTGCATATGCCAGCCCGGAGTCGCAACGCTGATACTGCCGCCCTCCACAGTTCGACTATGGTCGACGAGTTCATCGCACGGACGTCTCACCTCATCTTCGCCGCAATCTGGGCGGGGAGCGTCTTCTACGTCGCGTTCGTGGTCCTGCCACTCGCCCGCGACGGTGCGTTCAACTCCACGAAACCACTCGAGGGCATCTCCGGGAAACTGAAGACGATCTCTCGGGCGAGTGCGGTCGTGCTGTTCGTCACCGGCGGCCACCTCGCCGGGACCGGCTACACCGCCGAGGGGCTGATCCAGACGCGAAACGGCCAGCTCGTCATCGCGATGCTCGTCCTCTGGCTGGTGCTGGCCGCACTCGTCGAGGTCGGTGCCAAGCGCTTCGAATCGGGGCTCAACGGCAAGAAGCTTCGCGAACCCGCCAGTGACGCGCTCGGACTGTTCCGCGCCGCAGCGATCGTCGCCATCCTCCTGCTCGTCGTTTCCGGCGCGATCACGTCGGGATTCGCGGCCAGCCTGTAGCGAACTCGTAACTCACCTGTCGATTACCTCAAGCACTGGCCTCTCTTCGACGAGAGCCGTACGTTCTTACGAAAGATACTTAGCCGGTTACTGTAAGGTATGCCACGATGCTCAGGCGGAACGACCTGGCGCTGTCGCTGTTCGTAGTCGGTGCGGCCGCCGCCGCAGGCTACGCTCTCCGGTCTCGATCGTCTCGGGCGCGCGAGGACCGGGACCGCACGACGGCCGACGTCGGCGCGCGGATCGTCGATCGAACCGAAGTTCCCGACGGAGCGATGGTCGTCGACGCAGCCTCGAGACGGCTCGCAGAGATCCCCGGCGCGCGTCGGGCAATCGTCCGTGCCGTTCGCAACGACGCTCGAGACGAGTGGGAACACGTGACGTTAACGCGCGACGGCGCGTGGTCGGTCGTCGACGCCGTCCGGGACTCGTTGCCATACTACGACGGCGACGCCGACGAGATGAACGGGGTCTTCGTCCGGTACGGCGACCGGATCATCGTCCTCGACGCCATCGGCTGGGCGCGACTCGAGCGTCCAGTCTCCTGACGTCTCGTTTTCTGCTCCTGGCTCCAGTTCTGTGGTTCCCAGCTCACGTGGCCGTATCCGTGTCTGTGGTCGTTCCCGTATCGGTAACCCTGGCGGTCTACAGAATCCAAACGCTTGAATCCTCGCGGTCACTTGATCGACCAATGACCGATCTCGAGGAGTCGCCGGCGGTGCGCCGGCTCGACGACTGGAACCTGCCGCGACTCGAGTCGCTGGCCGAGGAGTACGACACGCCGCTGTACGTGATCGACCTCGATCGCGTGAAGGCGAACTACACCCGTTTTGCGGCCGCGTTCCCCGACGCCGAGGTGATGTACGCGGCGAAGGCACACACCGGGAAGGCCGTTCTCGAGGCCGTTCTCGAGGCTGGCGGCGAGATCGAGTGTGCCGCGTGGGGCGAGCTCCAGCGCTCGATCGACGCGGGTGCGGACCCGAACGAACTGCAGTATACGGCCGTCAACCCGCCGGATCACGACCTCGATTACGCGGTCGACCTCGCCGACGAGGCACCGGGGCTGACGATCACGATCGGCGCGACCGACACGCTCGACCGGCTGGCCGAACGGGGCTACGACGGTCGAATCGCCATCCGGATCAACCCCGGTATCGGCACGGGCCACCACGAGAAGGTCGCCACGGGTGCCGACGCGAAGTTCGGCATCCCCTACGAGCAGGTTCCCGAGGTGGCCGACCGCGTCCGCGAGGAGTTCGACCTCGTCGGTCTGCACGCCCACGCCGGCAGCGGCGTCCTCACCGATGGACTCGAGGAACACTGCCGGGCGATCGAACGCGTCGGCGAGATGGCCCGCCGCGTCGGCGACGCGGACCTCGAGTTCGTCGACGTCGGCGGCGGCTACGGCGTTCCCTACCGCGAGGACGAAGCGCCACTCGACCTCGAGAAGACCTCGGAGATGGTCCGTGAGGCCGTTGGCGACCTCGAGGCGACACTCAAACTCGAGCCCGGCCGGTACGTCGTCGCCGATGCGGGGCTCATCCTCACCGAGGTGAACACGATCAAGGAAGCTCCCGACGCGACCGTCGTCGGTGTCGACGCCAGCCTCGCGACGCTCATCCGCCCGGCGATGTTCGGCTCCTACCACCCCATGCTGAACGTCACCGCGCCCGATCGCGAGTCGATCGAGGCGACCGTCGGCGGGCCGGTCTGTACCAGCGCCGACGTCTTCGCCCACGACCGCCCGCTCGCTCGCCCGGAGCGTTGCGACATCGTCGCGATCGGCAACGCCGGCTCCTACGGCTACGAACTCGCGAGCCAGTTCCACTCCCAGCCCCGGCCCGCCGAGGTCGCCCTCGAGGACGGCGAGGATCGCGTCGTCCGTCGGCGAGAGACGCTCGAGGACGTCACACGCGTCGAACAGTAAGCGTTCCGTGACGTTCTGTTCCCGTCACTCGCCAGCCCAGTCGGGGGTTCGATCGATTCGTCGCCGCTCGAGATGGCGAATTTCGGTACTGATCTCGTCGAAGTGTCTGACGACGTCACCCATCGTCACGATGGCGACGATAGAGAGGCCGTCGACGACCACGAGTTTCTTGACGCCTTCCGTTTCCATCCGAGCGATGGTTTCCCTGATCGTTCGCGAATCGTCGATCGTCACGAGCGGATGACTGGCGACTGCTCGAGTCGAGATTGCTGTGAGCGGGTCGCCGGTACTGTAGGCAGCGCCGATCACGTCAGTCTCGGTGACGATCCCGGACGGGTTCCCGTCGTCGGTGACGACGACGCTCCCGACCCGGTTTTTCAGCATCGCCGCTGTGACCGTCTCGAGCGTCGTCTCCGCGTCGCAGGTCCCCACGTCAGTCGTCATGACGTCTGCCACACGAAGTCCCATGACACACACTCACACTCGGCGCTCCTCAATCCATCGGCTATGTGAAACGATGAGGTGAGACATTCCGGGAATTTGCCACGCCGTCACCGATCACTGCTGGGTCGACCACTTGTCAGAACGACGGACGCGACCGCGTTCGATCTCCCGGATATCCGCACTCACGTCGCCCCATCGGCGGATCAGGTCGTAGGTCGTCACGATGCCGACCACCTCGAGATCATCCACGACGACGAGTTTCTTGATGTTCTCCGATCGCATCCGGTCGATCGCCGTTCCGATCGGCTGTCCGGGGTCGACCGTCACCAGCGGATGACTCGCCACCCGGTGGGTCGGTATCTCGGCGAGCGGCCGCCCGGTATGGTAGGCCGCGTGGATGAGATCCGACTCGGTGACGATCCCGTAGGGATTGCCGTCGTTCGTTACGACGACGCTCCCGACGTCTCGCCCGAGCATTCGCTCGGCGACGGTCTCGAGCGTCGTCTCTCCGTCGCAGGTCACTACGTCCTCGACCATGACGTCTCTGACTCGACTGCCCATGGCCTCGAATGACCGTCACCGCTACTGAACCTATCGCCCGCTCGAGACGACCGTGGCGGGAACCCGGGGCGCTTATCCTGTGGTGGTGGGTAGATGCTGGCATCGACCAGCGGTCTGCTGGTGCTGACCGACACCACCCATGTCCTTCGACGTCGACTCCTTCCACGCCGAGGCCGTCTCGACTCCGTCCCACGAGGACGTCTCAGCAATGCGTTCACTGCTCTGTGAGACGCTTCGGGACCACGGTCTCGAGCCAGAGGTCGACGACCTTGGGAACGTGCTGGCGAGCAAGGATGGGGCAGACGACGGTCCACACCTCGTCCTGAACACTCACATCGACACGGTCGCACCGCACGTCCCCTACGAACGCGACGGCGACGTCGTCCGTGGACGCGGTGCCTGTGACGCCAAGGGTCCACTCGCCGCCTTGCTCGCGGCATTTTTGCGGGTCGACCCCACGGCCGGCACGCTGACGCTCGCGATCACACCCGACGAGGAGACGCTGATGACCGGGGCGGCCGGACTTCAGGAGCGACTCTCCGCCGATGGTTTCGTCGTGGGCGAACCCACCGATCTCGACGTCTGCATCGCCGCCCGCGGTCAGTGTGAAGGGACGATCACGATCACCGGCGAGAGCGGCCACGCCGCGAGCGTCCCTGCCGAGCGAAACGCCGTTTTCGGCCTCTCGAGCGTTCTCGAGACGCTCCGCCGCTACGACGCCGAAGCCGGTCCGGGCGCAGACGACGTCCTCGGCGCACCGAAGCTGACGGCGACGATGCTCGAGGCCGGTGAGGCTCCCAACCGCGTGCCCGACGCGTGCCGGCTCACGTTCGACCGTCGTAGCGTCCCGCCGGAGACGAGCGAGTCGTTCCGCGACGACCTCGAGGCGTTTCTCGAGGAGTGTGTTCCCGACGCGCTCTCGCTCTCGGTCGACCTCATCCGACCCGATACGCCGTTCCCGCCAGCGTTCGTGACCGACCCGGACGCCGACCTGGTCCAGACCCTGCAGGAGGCAAGCGGCGGCGAGGTGCGACCGTTCGGCGCGGCGACGGAGGCCGGGTTCTTCGCCGTCGACGCACCGACGGCCGTCTTCGGACCCGGCGTGCTGGCCGACGACGAGGGCGGAGTCGCCCACGCCGAACGCGAGTACGTCCACCTCTCGGACGTCGAGGCCGCTGCGGACGCACTCGAGGCGACGCTCCGGGCAGTCTGTGGCTGACGACTCGAGAACTGGTCGGCCCCCGTTCGCAGTACGTTCGAACCGACGCAACGGCTTTGCGAGCCGTCGACGTACGACCGGCAGATGCTTCCGCCCGGCCACCTCGGCGTCGCGTACCTGCTGTACTCGCTGTACGCACACGTCAGGTTTCGTCGGCCGCCGCGACAGGAACCGGTGCTGGCGGTCGTCGTCGGCTCCCAGTTCGCGGACCTGATCGACAAGCCACTCTGGTTGCTCGGCGTCTTCCCGACTGGCCGCGACCTCGGACACTCGTTGCTGTTCGCAGTCGTCTTGCTCGCGGCCGTCTACCTCGTCGCGTTCGCACTCGAGCGCGTCGAGACGGCGACCGCGTTCGCTATCGCCCACCTCTCTCACCTCGCTGCTGACCTCCCGCCCAGGTTCGCACTCGGCTATCCGTTCGGAACCGAGTTCCTGCTCTGGCCGCTCGTTCCCCACCACACGTTCGGCTACAACGAGCGGCTGTTCGACCCACCCGCTTTCGTCGAGACAGTCGTGACGCCGTTGACCGACCCCGTGACCTTTCTGGCCGTCGAGTTCGTTCTCTTCGGGCTCGCGGTCGGACTGTGGCTTTTCGACGGTCGCCCCGGCCTCGAGTACGTCCGCAATCTATCCCGTCGATGATGGTTCTGCCCACGTTCGTCTGTCGCGACGGTAGTTGATCCTGTGTCGGACAACTGGTCGCGTGGCATACATTTACTACTATGTGTATCTCTATCACGTGTCATGGGTTCGACGACGCCCGACTGGAACCAACGCGGCGACGCAGACGCAACGTACGCGGACGGCACGCCCAACCACGGTGCCCCTCGAGTGCGGGGTGAACCATGACCGACGCTGAGACACTCTCGAGTGAGGACCTCGCCGTTTCGGTCAGCGACGACGACCTCGTCGTCCGGGCGACGATCGATCGGCCGGACCGGCGAAACGCGCTGAACGACGGCGTCATCCGGGGGCTTTCCGACGTGCTCGAGGCGGCCGACGCGGGGCCGACCCGCGTGGTCGTGATCCGCGGGGCCGGTGGCACGTTCTGTTCCGGCGGCGACCTTCAGGAGTTCCCGATCGGTCAGGGTACCCAGGCCTATCGCGAGAATTTCGGTGCGCTCTCGGGGCTGATCGAGCGCCTCCAGCGGACGAGTGCGCTCACCGTCGCCGCCGTCGAGGGACACTGTCTCGCGGGCGGGCTGGGACTGGCGACGGCCTGTGAGTTCGTCCTCGCGAGCGACGATGCGAGCTTCGGGACGCCGGAGGTCGACGTCGGCCTCTTTCCAGCGCAGGCGATGGCACCGATCACCCGCGCGGCGACGGAGAAAGCCGCGCTGAAACTGCTGTTCACCGGCGAGCACGTCGACGCCGCCGAGGCTCGAGAGATGGGGCTCGTCACCGACGTCGTCGCTGCCGAGGCGTTCGAGGCCGACCTCGAGTCGCTGGTCGACACTCTCGCAGCGAACAGCCCGGTCCTGATCGAGATGGGCAAGGAGGCCTACTACGAGCAACGGGACATGGACGTCGCTAGCGCCCTCGCGTACCTCAAGGAGGTCATCGCCATGATCGCGATGAGCGAGGACACCGAGGAGGGGATCGACGCCTTCCTGACCGATCGCGAGCCCGACTGGCGGGGGCGCTAGTATGACTGGAACCACCGACTTCTACGCCCGGCAGGCCTCGACGAAGGGCAACGACCCCGAGACGGTCGTCGTTTCGGCGGCGCTGACCGGCGCGCTGACGACCCGCGAGCAGTGTCCGGCCATTCCCTATACGCCCACGGAGATCGCCGAAGAAGCCGCCGCGGCGCGCGAGGCCGGCGCTGCCGTCGCCCACATCCACGCCCGCACCGCCGAGGGCGCACCGACGTTCGACGTCGACACCTACCAGGAAATTCACGACGCGGTTCGCGATCGGACCGACATCGTACTCAACTTCTCGACGGGAGCGATCGACGTCCCACTCGAGGACCGCCTCGAGTACGTCCAGTCGGTCGGCCCCGAGGTCGCCGCGCTCAACATGGGCTCGATGAACTACGCGAAGTACTCCGACTCCCGCGAGGACTACGTCTTCGACATGATCTTCGAGAACCCATTCTCGGAGATCCGCGACCTGCTCGCGGGGATGAACGAGGCCGGCGTGACGCCCGAACTCGAGTGTTTCGACACGGGTCACGTCGGGAACACTCGACCCCTGCTGAAGGAAGGGGTTCTCGAGCGACCGTTCCACGTGAGCCTGATCATGGGCGTTCTCGGCGGGATTCCCGCCACGGTCGAGAATCTGGTCCACCAGGTCCGTCAGTTGCCCGACGACTCCACCTGGCAGGTCATCGGCATCAGTCAGGACCAGTGGCCACTGGCCTCCGCCGCGGCTGCGATGGGGGGCAACGTCCGCGTCGGCCTCGAGGACAACTTCTACCGGCCGAACGGCGAGATGGCCGAGAGCAACGCCGAGCTCGTCGAAGACGCCGTCGAGCTGGTTCGCACCGTCGGCCGCGAACCCGCAACGCCCGACGAG is a genomic window of Natrarchaeobaculum aegyptiacum containing:
- a CDS encoding TIGR03571 family LLM class oxidoreductase, giving the protein MPSGHENAGYRRLFDGDGMTVGTGFPLTGTRESTPDVAAELELAALAESLGYDALWARDVPTYWPKFGDAGQTFDTWPWLSHVAAHTDEIALGTSSVVLTLRHPLHVAKSAATVDRLSGGRLVMGIASGDRDPEYPAFGVDRDERSRLFREAVETLRTVWREDYPELEGQWGTLEGDLDVVPSPVEESIPLLPTGHSRQTTEWIADHGDGWLFYHLPDRTLESYIGDWRADAGEKPFAIAVRVGLADDPTAEPEPLHLGYHAGAEWFREYFHRLDAIGLDHVIVSLEGDDRAGALEEFADEILADL
- a CDS encoding aconitate hydratase — protein: MGQTITEKILEDHLVDGDLETGEEIGIEIDQVLTQDTTGTMVWLQFEAMGLDEVQTEIAAQYCDHQTYQFDFKNTDDHRFLRSAAGTYGAYFSRPGNGICHNVHRENFAAPGKTLLGSDSHTPTPGGLGQLAIGAGGIDVTVAMGGAPYYIEMPEIVEVRLEGELPEWATAKDVILEMLRRLSVKGGVGKILEYTGPGVESLTAPERMTITNMGTELGATSSIFPTDEQTEDYLERVGRQEEYVELQPDDDAEYDDQIVVDLSDLEPLIAQPSMPDNVVPVREVAGEDVDQVIVGSCTNGAYEDILPAAKMLEGREVNPTTEMIVAPGSKQASEILAREGWVAEMMAAGVNFSEATCGACIGIGHVPASDSVSLRTFNRNFEGRSGIEDDNVYLCSPEVAAAAAITGEIVDPRDLADELEDLEDPGIELPDEYDASKVDLITPDEAVDDELVKGPNIGDVPLREDLDSDVEGEVLLKMEDNITTDHIIPATQDILMYRSNIEKLSEFTLSRVDDTFAERAQAADGGVLLAGENYGQGSSREHAAMCPMYLGVEAVLAQSFARIHRANLFNFGIVPLTIDEDTYADIDQGDEVEIVDDVHEAVTSGQEEFTIRVNGDDEYTATLDASARERDILAAGGKLAWTKAQAEEGGAGATPADD
- a CDS encoding deoxyuridine 5'-triphosphate nucleotidohydrolase gives rise to the protein MFRSGAFVAEFVSPATDEQVQPNGVDLTLDVVFEQLEPGRIRRDGKEIGDRVARPLEELEEKFPDTYYLPKGVYVARYGEQIQIPDGHVGFVYPRSSLMRNSCMLNTAVWDAGYEGRGEGLLQVHHDIEIERGARIAQLVFAEANHEDVYDGSYQGENLE
- a CDS encoding copper resistance protein CopD; this encodes MVDEFIARTSHLIFAAIWAGSVFYVAFVVLPLARDGAFNSTKPLEGISGKLKTISRASAVVLFVTGGHLAGTGYTAEGLIQTRNGQLVIAMLVLWLVLAALVEVGAKRFESGLNGKKLREPASDALGLFRAAAIVAILLLVVSGAITSGFAASL
- the lysA gene encoding diaminopimelate decarboxylase — encoded protein: MTDLEESPAVRRLDDWNLPRLESLAEEYDTPLYVIDLDRVKANYTRFAAAFPDAEVMYAAKAHTGKAVLEAVLEAGGEIECAAWGELQRSIDAGADPNELQYTAVNPPDHDLDYAVDLADEAPGLTITIGATDTLDRLAERGYDGRIAIRINPGIGTGHHEKVATGADAKFGIPYEQVPEVADRVREEFDLVGLHAHAGSGVLTDGLEEHCRAIERVGEMARRVGDADLEFVDVGGGYGVPYREDEAPLDLEKTSEMVREAVGDLEATLKLEPGRYVVADAGLILTEVNTIKEAPDATVVGVDASLATLIRPAMFGSYHPMLNVTAPDRESIEATVGGPVCTSADVFAHDRPLARPERCDIVAIGNAGSYGYELASQFHSQPRPAEVALEDGEDRVVRRRETLEDVTRVEQ
- a CDS encoding CBS domain-containing protein — protein: MGLRVADVMTTDVGTCDAETTLETVTAAMLKNRVGSVVVTDDGNPSGIVTETDVIGAAYSTGDPLTAISTRAVASHPLVTIDDSRTIRETIARMETEGVKKLVVVDGLSIVAIVTMGDVVRHFDEISTEIRHLERRRIDRTPDWAGE
- a CDS encoding CBS domain-containing protein; protein product: MVEDVVTCDGETTLETVAERMLGRDVGSVVVTNDGNPYGIVTESDLIHAAYHTGRPLAEIPTHRVASHPLVTVDPGQPIGTAIDRMRSENIKKLVVVDDLEVVGIVTTYDLIRRWGDVSADIREIERGRVRRSDKWSTQQ
- a CDS encoding M20 family metallopeptidase, whose translation is MSFDVDSFHAEAVSTPSHEDVSAMRSLLCETLRDHGLEPEVDDLGNVLASKDGADDGPHLVLNTHIDTVAPHVPYERDGDVVRGRGACDAKGPLAALLAAFLRVDPTAGTLTLAITPDEETLMTGAAGLQERLSADGFVVGEPTDLDVCIAARGQCEGTITITGESGHAASVPAERNAVFGLSSVLETLRRYDAEAGPGADDVLGAPKLTATMLEAGEAPNRVPDACRLTFDRRSVPPETSESFRDDLEAFLEECVPDALSLSVDLIRPDTPFPPAFVTDPDADLVQTLQEASGGEVRPFGAATEAGFFAVDAPTAVFGPGVLADDEGGVAHAEREYVHLSDVEAAADALEATLRAVCG
- a CDS encoding metal-dependent hydrolase yields the protein MLPPGHLGVAYLLYSLYAHVRFRRPPRQEPVLAVVVGSQFADLIDKPLWLLGVFPTGRDLGHSLLFAVVLLAAVYLVAFALERVETATAFAIAHLSHLAADLPPRFALGYPFGTEFLLWPLVPHHTFGYNERLFDPPAFVETVVTPLTDPVTFLAVEFVLFGLAVGLWLFDGRPGLEYVRNLSRR
- a CDS encoding enoyl-CoA hydratase/isomerase family protein, whose amino-acid sequence is MTDAETLSSEDLAVSVSDDDLVVRATIDRPDRRNALNDGVIRGLSDVLEAADAGPTRVVVIRGAGGTFCSGGDLQEFPIGQGTQAYRENFGALSGLIERLQRTSALTVAAVEGHCLAGGLGLATACEFVLASDDASFGTPEVDVGLFPAQAMAPITRAATEKAALKLLFTGEHVDAAEAREMGLVTDVVAAEAFEADLESLVDTLAANSPVLIEMGKEAYYEQRDMDVASALAYLKEVIAMIAMSEDTEEGIDAFLTDREPDWRGR